From a single bacterium genomic region:
- a CDS encoding purine-nucleoside phosphorylase: protein MDPTLLAYRQAIADAAEFIRRREPRESSIGLILGTGLGSLAEEIREAVVMNYSEIPGFPISTVKFHAGRLVSGELAGKTVLAMQGRFHYYEGHSMRQLTLPVRVMHALGIHSLIVTNAVGGMRSTVPPGTIARITDHINLMGDNPLIGPYDAFLGERFIDMSEPYCLRLQALAERAAFKLGLTLTPTVYAAVSGPSFETRAELRMLVTCGADTVGMSVVPEVLVARQLEMKVLGLSVVTDQAMQDQVISVSHEQVNQVANEVGPRFVKLVREIIRTM from the coding sequence ATGGACCCCACGCTCCTTGCCTATCGGCAGGCTATAGCGGATGCCGCAGAGTTCATCCGCCGTCGTGAGCCGCGCGAGAGTTCGATCGGACTGATCCTGGGCACTGGTCTGGGTTCGCTGGCCGAAGAGATCCGGGAAGCGGTGGTGATGAACTATTCCGAGATCCCCGGTTTTCCGATTTCCACAGTGAAATTTCACGCCGGCCGGCTGGTCAGCGGCGAGCTGGCAGGAAAAACGGTCCTTGCGATGCAAGGCCGGTTTCATTATTATGAAGGCCACAGCATGCGGCAGCTCACCCTGCCGGTGCGGGTGATGCACGCGCTCGGCATTCACAGCCTGATCGTCACCAATGCAGTGGGCGGCATGCGCTCCACCGTGCCGCCCGGCACGATCGCCCGGATTACAGACCATATCAACCTGATGGGAGACAATCCGCTCATCGGGCCTTATGATGCATTTCTCGGCGAACGCTTTATCGATATGAGTGAACCCTATTGTCTGCGGCTGCAGGCTCTGGCCGAGCGGGCGGCATTCAAACTCGGCCTTACTCTGACGCCCACAGTCTATGCCGCGGTCAGCGGCCCCAGCTTTGAAACGCGGGCGGAACTGCGCATGCTGGTGACCTGCGGCGCGGATACGGTCGGAATGTCCGTGGTTCCGGAAGTGCTGGTCGCCCGGCAGCTGGAGATGAAGGTTCTGGGATTGTCGGTGGTGACCGACCAGGCCATGCAGGATCAGGTGATCTCGGTGAGTCATGAGCAGGTGAATCAGGTGGCCAACGAAGTGGGGCCGCGATTTGTCAAGCTGGTGCGGGAAATTATCCGTACTATGTAG